Within the Bacillus oleivorans genome, the region TTTCCAATGATCATTTTCTTTTTTTAATGTATACAAAAGATTCAATCCATCCAACTTGACTGCGTGTATATAGGCAATATCATCTTTTATATACACCCTTGGTTCTCTAACCCATTTCCATACATCTGATGTTAGTACAGATAGAAATGCTTTGCCTAATGGAGTTATATCTCCTTTGTCATTATAAAAAGGAAATTCTCTAAAAAAATAGATATCTTTAACACCTTGTAAATCTACATCGAAATAATATTTATCAATAAATTCTTTATCTGGTGTTTCTTGTATTGCAAAAGCTACAGAGTTATTTATAAAAAATAAGATACAAAAAATAAAATAGAGTTTTTCCTTCAATACAGTCCACCTACCTTTGTAGGTATCTTGCCCAATCGCTTATACTAAAATCTTGCTACCGATAGCATAAAAAGGCTTCATACACTAAATGAGACGCGTTCCTAAATAAATGCGCCCGATTGTTGAATATTGTAAAATGCGAAAGAGCTACTAAATCGACTTATCAGTTATTTTACTAAAGCACCCGTTATACAATAAGAATTACATATTTATTGCTTTATTAGAAATAATAACCGAAGAGGTGATAATGTGGATAAGAATAACTTAAAACTCACTTCTTCTGAAATAGGAACGCTGTGGGGACAGTATGTAAACGGAACAATGACAGATATAGTCAATAGATATATGTTCTCTATTATTGAGGATGAATCAATAAAAAATATTTTTGAGGATGCTATCAAGACGTTTGAAAAACAAAAGAAACAACTCGTAACTTTTATGGAGAACGAGGGTTTTCCAGTTCCAATTGGATTTACTGAATCTGACCTCAATAAAGGTG harbors:
- a CDS encoding DUF3888 domain-containing protein, coding for MKEKLYFIFCILFFINNSVAFAIQETPDKEFIDKYYFDVDLQGVKDIYFFREFPFYNDKGDITPLGKAFLSVLTSDVWKWVREPRVYIKDDIAYIHAVKLDGLNLLYTLKKENDHWKVVKKETKKFPTVKSKTMLEKAFLRAIGKEILDATRTYYGESRLFHSERIIDIIQDEYNDKYDVTIQIVTYEGPIMPPYGFDTITLRIPGFEVIKYKHKDVSEIGKIPLETH